In the genome of Streptomyces fagopyri, the window GACGGCGTGGGCGATGGTGCGGAGCTGCTGGACGAACCAGGGCTTGGCCGTTGTGCACGGAGGGCTGTCGTTGGGGAGTCGCCGTGTGAACTCCGCGTGGGCGGTGTCCTGTCGAAGCGTGGTCCCTCTCGACACGTCATGTGGCACTTACGGCTTGACCGACGAGGTGATCGGCGATCCGGCAGGGGCTGCGGAGTCCGGCACCCCCGCGTAGTCGGGCAGCTCGACGCCGTTGATCGCGCGCCCGACCAGCTCCGTGAACCATTCACCGGCGAAATCGGGGCGCGGCTCGGCGTCTGGCCCGGGGAGGTCGCGACTGCGGGCGTTCAACCGGCCGATCTCCTGGTTGGCCTCGACGAACGAGCGCATCCGCGCCTCGTAGCGGGCGAACCCGGCCTCGGGGTCCCATCCGGCAGCCGCCAGCTCTCCGGCCAGCAGGTAGGCACCGACCAGTGCCAGCCCGGTGCCCTGCCCGGACATCGGCGACGAGCTGAACGCCGCGTCCCCGAGCAACCCCACCCGTCCACTCGACCAGCGGTCCATCACCACCTGGGCGATCTGGTCGAGGTAGAAGTCCGGAGTGTCGTCCAGGTGCGCGAGGATGTCCGGGGTCAACCAGCCCAGGCCCGCCATCCGCTCCCGCAGCAGGACCTTCTGGGCCGCGACGTCACGGTGGTCGACGTCGAAGTCAGCCGAGGCGAAGTAGAACATGGCCATCGCCCGGGTAGCGTCCTGGATGGGCCGCAGGAGAGCGGAGCGCCCGGACTCCTGATCCTGGTACTCCAGCAGCCAGCGGTCCAGCCCGAACTCGTTGGGCACACTGTAGAAGGCCAGCGCGTGCCCGAGGTGGCGGAGGAACCGCTCATGCGG includes:
- a CDS encoding FAD-dependent monooxygenase, coding for MSVDDSDQGHAIRTGGQGTRVSGPRVLVAGASIAGPALAHWLRRWGAEVTVVERAPELRPGGQAVDARGVAREVIGRMGLDPAVRAACTDTAGAHTMDADGHVLETFRADDDGGDGFIADIEILRGDLSQVLYDDTRDGVEYVFGDRIAELAQDADGVDVVFAGGNRRRFDLVVGADGLHSELRAMVFGPHERFLRHLGHALAFYSVPNEFGLDRWLLEYQDQESGRSALLRPIQDATRAMAMFYFASADFDVDHRDVAAQKVLLRERMAGLGWLTPDILAHLDDTPDFYLDQIAQVVMDRWSSGRVGLLGDAAFSSSPMSGQGTGLALVGAYLLAGELAAAGWDPEAGFARYEARMRSFVEANQEIGRLNARSRDLPGPDAEPRPDFAGEWFTELVGRAINGVELPDYAGVPDSAAPAGSPITSSVKP